The proteins below come from a single Alligator mississippiensis isolate rAllMis1 chromosome 2, rAllMis1, whole genome shotgun sequence genomic window:
- the LOC102573729 gene encoding large ribosomal subunit protein uL15 isoform X2, protein MPSRLRKTRKLRGHVSHGHGRVGKHRKHPGGRGNAGGMHHHRINFDKYHPGYFGKVGMRHYHLKKNQYFCPSVNLDKLWTLVSEQTRLNYAKNQAGLAPVIDVVRSGYYKVLGKGKLPKQPVIVKAKFFSRKAEEKIKEVGGTCVLVA, encoded by the exons ATG CCTTCTAGACTGAGGAAGACCCGGAAGCTTCGAGGACATGTCAGCCATGGCCACGGCCGCGTGG GTAAACACAGGAAACATCCTGGAGGCCGTGGTAATGCTGGGGGCATGCACCATCACAGAATTAACTTTGACAAATA TCATCCTGGTTATTTTGGGAAGGTTGGTATGAGACATTACCACTTGAAAAAGAATCAATATTTCTGTCCTTCTGTCAACTTGGATAAATTGTGGACACTTGTTAGTGAGCAGACAAGACTCAACTATGCAAAAAACCAGGCTGGATTAGCTCCTGTCATTGATGTTGTACGCTCA GGTTATTACAAAGTCTTGGGAAAGGGAAAGCTGCCAAAACAGCCTGTTATTGTGAAAGCAAAATTCTTCAGCAGAAAAGCAGAAGAGAAGATCAAAGAAGTTGGTGGTACATGTGTGCTGGTGGCATAA